The genomic DNA ACGGGTTGTTTGAGACGAAGTTTTCAACAACTTACTTTGAAGGATTGGACTCTTCCGGCCCGCTCtcgatggatgaagaaggctgagaGTCGTTACTGTCGTAGCCATGTCTTTCCGACAGCAAACTTTCAgattcttcctcatctatCATTTCCACTGAAGAAAATCAGTCAAAGCCAAACATAATAACACAGATAACTAGTAGTCACCtgttttttcttccatcgGCATCGGCAGATATAGATTGTTTACATGATGTCCAGCTGGGCGGGATCAGCAGGGCGTTTCATTGGAGTTCGTTGCAGCATCTCAGGCACTCACTCGGTTTTTGACCTCCCCTGTACATATACCAAACCCTTCCTGTCTCTGAATCTTGCTCTTTCAAGAACTCCTGTTGCGCTGACACCCGCTCTCGCCACCGATCCGGTGCGTTGTACACGTCTAATGTAGCTCCTACTGCGGCACTACTAACAACACGCCATGTCTTCCTAGGAGAACGATGAACGATGTTAATGGTGAATgatggaaggagaagtCCAATGTTTGAACTGTAGGAGCGGGTCCCCCAAGTACTGGTATCGAGAGTAAGGCCTGATAATGCTTCAAGTGATATGGCGCTAGAATCTGCGGTGAGCATCGCTAATGCATGATTGATGGAAAATTTGAAAAAGGTGACTGAACACATTATTAGTAGCGAAAGCTGAAACTATAGTTGTATTTACCATCAGGAGGTGTTTTGAGTTGATAATTCTGATCAGGAGCATTATCCGGGTCAGAAAATGTGTATCCTACTGACCGACCAATTGCCTGTAAAGTTGTCAGTAGACTGGGAGTAAGGAAGGCAGATATTTTGGGAATATTAGCTTCCCAGAGGCAGAGATACGTCGTTGCTCTGGGTTTGGGACCGAATAGCCTGCTTGCTTTCAACTCGATACCTTCTATAAAGATTGCCTCCTCGCCTGAGACTACCGGAGCCGAGCCCCTTTCGTACAATGGCAGTAATTGAGGAGCTGCCGCAATATATGTGGGAGTGGCATTGAGGGAAAGTTCCATGAATTGTTCAACTGATTTGATGGTCATTTGCAGCTGAGGGACTGGTAGGGCGATTCCCCCAGAGAAGTTGTAAATCTCATCACACATGAGGATAAGAGACTCTTCAACGTTCATGGTGATGTGGACGGCATAAGGATCGGACTATCGCATTCTCAACCATAAGTGATGTGTCACACAAGAATATGGTGAATGACGCACTCTGCCTGGCCTGTATTTTTCCTCTACTGGATCGCCCACGCTTGCAGGATCATGATCAAACCTCTCCAGGAACTCGTCCATGGTAGTAAATTGAGTAAAGGACCCAAAATAGTTGTCCTTCACGCAAAATAACCGCCTGAGCACCCAACCTAGCATTTTGAACTTGACATGCTTCCCCTCGAGGTGCAGAGTTAATGTTTCTTGATGTTCTGGTCTGGGAACCGCGTAGTAACGGTACGAGCCAGAAGCTATCAATTGCCCGACCTGGCCGACTTCAAGAACTTCGGGACCAAATGTACGATGGGTATCCCATTTCGGGACACATAGTTCAACGCGCGCGTCAGAAAGGGAAATTGAGAAAGGCACCACTGAGGCCTCTGGGCGGTACTGCGTCGAGGCTACAGCAACTACTGCATCTAGTCGGGGGCCATAGACGTCCATGAAAGCTATAGAACATCAGTGTGTGCGATGACAGATATGATGAACTGACCATTGCTATCTCTGGATCCTGGAGCGTCAACAATGTTGTAATCGTTGATGTACAAATGGAAGGCGTAGTTGATCAAGGAGACACGGAAATTATAGTGATTGGGAACAAAATGATGGTAATCACCACCTGTGGTTCCGCTGCTCCAATCTTTTGCAAGATCTGAAATCAATGTGACGTGGTCGCGAAGCAAGCTAATGGAAGGAGTGTCAAAAACAACGTCCATGCCCCAGTCACGCTTCGCATTCCATTGAAGCGGAGTTGGCATAGCCATTGAAAGCTGGAAGTCAGTTAAATTCTATCCATCGATCACTTACTTTACACGTTTTAGCCTGTATAAACGTATCAAGATTCACGCTGGAACTAATCCCTAGCGAATCCAAATGAAGGACCAACATTGAATCATATCCTCTTTGTGTCGCGATTTGATCCTGCGTGTACGTAACCGATGAGTTCGGGCCCACTACGACATCTAACCATCCATATCTCCGTTCTGCATTCGCAGGAGAGTTGTCATATTGCCAATCCTGCTCTGTCAGCCTGATAAGACAGTTAATATCCATACCTTTGAACTTTCACGGGTGGGTATACGGAGGACcgtctcatcttccaacatCACGCGCAGAACAAGTGCGGTGTGTACTCGTGTATCGCCAGGGCGTAGACGGGCCTTGGGCTCACTGTCAAAGAACAACGCCGGAGCAAAAGCTTTTTGTAGCGCCTCTCTGACGAGATCAGTTGATTATTCTAAAAGCTTGTAGCTCACCTTTGACGATCAGCCCAGGGGCCATATTTGACGGTACCCTTTCGAATTATTATATCGATACCGTACTCCGGGGGGAGATCAACATTACCTATCTCGTCCAAGATGTCGCCGTAAGGAGTCTGTAATGGGTCGGGAACGTTTCCTAATTCGTTGGCTCATATACGCTAGTATTTGAACTTACCAGGTATGTCGGCGTAGTACGTCAGAGTGAGTTCAGGGGCTTCAAGGAGGTTTGTGGCTTTGGCATATTCCCTTtcatcaccaccctctttccttggAGACTGGATGGTATCATCTTCAGGCAGTCGATATCTAGCCAAACCCTTCCACAACTTGTCTGTAGGTAACCCTGGTACAGGAGCCGTGGAGAATTTGGGATCGTAAAGAAAGGGGAACTGTCTGGAGAGAAAATGAAACCCTGAAAAGacagagatggtggagggaGGTTTGTTGACCAGATCGACCTGCTGTTTAAGTAGTTCGTCGTAAACCTTTTTGCCGTGAGCCAACAAAGGTCCTGAGTAATCAACATTGGTACGAGTGAGCACATTAGCTTCATGAAATTTCAGCTCGACTGCCATCTTGTATAAATCCAAGAGTGATCGAGAATCCGAGGTCTCTAAAATACCTTCGGCCCGTTTAAAATCACCGATGAGAAGAGTGGGGGTGGCATCATTTCCGAGGACAATGGATCCAGCGACCACTCGGAGCTCTAAGGGAAGAGCTTCGCGGAACCAATTGATGCTGTCTGATGGTGGCGGCTTTACAGGCTTAACTTGGGCTGGGAGTTCATGGGTGACTGGAGGATAACCTGTGACCATTTAGTCGCATTCTTGGTTCCCTAAACTTACTAGAGCTACTGTGTCCGTTATCTGATGGAGTCCCCTTGGCAGAGCTGTCTTTTGTCGACATTCGCGCCAAGTTTTTCAGCCTAGCTCGAAGACCTAgttcctcttcaaagtcTCCATACCCGTGCGAAGCCCCCTTAACGCCGCCGGCCTCGTTTTCATGCTTCTTCATACGCTCCACAATGTCATCATATGCTGGAGTTCGGTTGTAGACAAATGCTTCTACACCTTTAGCATACACGATGATACGACAAGGAAGCTTGCCTGCTCCTTGTTAGCCTAGCATACAATCCATCATATTAATTGAGACGTACTTCGTCTGCTGTTGTTCGACTGTGAATCCGCTTCTTGTCTGACTCTTATTTTCCAATACCTCCACGTTATGTGCCCAGTTAAGGCCCTGATTGAAATGTTACTCGAATGGTACTCGGCATTCCTAAAGGAAAGTCGCCCTGCCAAAGGTGATATTTGCAGAGATCCTATAGATATATATGCGTGATGGACACGCCATGCGTAAAGGCGAATGAGAAAGGCAACAAACGAAGCTAAGAGCCTGTTCCAATAGAACAGAAAAGCTGTCGAGGCGACAATAACAGCCGCGAGTTcgatgagaaggagaaggttcACCGGAACAGCCATAGTGCGATTGAGACTCTGGGTCCGGGATTATCGCATGGCTATGCGAATTTCGGGGACTTGACAGCGGGATTAGGGGTTGGAGAatgaggtggtggaggatgtgCAGATCTTGGTGTATTTGTTATACTTGGTAAGGTGTCAAAGAAAGGTGATCatggaagaaatggatTATTGAAATAGAGAATCTGTCATATACCATCTTCCTACaaacgaaaaagaagggatctcagaagaagcagcgATGCGCCGACGGCCCTCAGCAATGGTaatattacgtaattaTAATGTGGAGgtgtcttcttcacttcttTCGGCGCCCCCCGCTGACTTGGAAAAGTTGCGAGGAACGACATGAAGACCTTGCAATTCTTTCTTGAATTCTTCCCACACCACAAAACATCAAAGCACAGACAAAATGACTTCCAACGTGTTGCCTCTTTTCTGGCCGCTCTCGAATTTAAGCAAGGAGACCCGGCTCACAGCTTCTGCAAATCTTGTGTCTTCCCTTGAATCTTTCCAACGGTCCTTCTCTCAGAACGCCGGTTCCTcaaagggcaaggaaattgaggacgacgatgaggatgaagagtcAGCAAGCGATAGCGAAGAGTCTGGAATGGAAGTAGATGCGagcgacgatgaggaagaaaatgacGAGAAGCACAGTCAGGCGGCAAAATTGGACAGGCAGTTGAGCAAGGACAATGCAGAGGATGTTGTCTACAGTGTCAAGCGACTCGTGCGAGGCTTGGGTAGCTCTAGAGAAAGTAGCCGTCTTGGCTTTGCGGTTGCTCTAACAGAGGTAATAATCTGTTCGTCAGAAACTTGTGCTTATACTGATGTTTGCACAGTTGCTTTCTCGTATACCAACTGTCACCGCTCGACAAGTCTTTTCACTTGTCATCCGCAATTCTCAATACAGCAAGAACATGAAAGGCTCTGACGAAAGAGACATGATGTTTGCCCGTCTTTTCGGTATGACAGCCATTGTTCAATCCCAGAGTCTTTTCGCTCCTAGTGCCACAAAGGATGACTTCCGAGGCGTTAtcgaagagcttgagaagCTTGGACAGGCAAAGGCGTGGATGAGGGAAAGCGCTTGGTGGGCTCTGGTGCAAAGCGTTTTGCTCCTTTTGGAAAGTAGGGTGCAATGGAAGGAGGACGCTCTGCGGGAAGTGATTGATGTGGTgtttgaagagaagggttggACTCAGGAGAAGGTAGCTTTGGTACTTACCTTGGAGCAATCTGGTCTCGTGAGCACATCTCTCTTGTAAACGCAACATGATCCCTTATTTTCATCACAGGACATTGACTGGAAGACTCACCTGGCTCCTACCTTCAAGCATACCCCTTTACTTAACACTCACAACCTCGTCACCCTCAGTCGAATTCTCAAGGTTCGCTAATTTCCTTAGAATTTTTACAGCAACTGATTTATATGTAGGAGACCAGtggagacgaggaagatggtgttTCAGCAACCATCACTGGTTCTTGGAAACCCCAGCTTCACTTTGTCTGGAATATCATCCTCGATCGGTACTTTGGGCCCTCCGCCCTTTCCACAACCCTCGCGTCCTTCCAAGACTTTTTCCGCGTCGTTGTTGACGGTACGTCTTAGTCTAACATCTATACCATAATACTAACGATATCTTCCAGAATCCCTTTTCTCCAatacttcttctccccagcGTCGATACTGGGGCTTTCAAGTGTTTGAACGagcccttcctcttttgccGTCTTCTCAGATGCCTCTTATTTTTACTCCGAACTTTATGCGATGCTGGATGAACAATCTCTCCTCACCCGATCGTTATCTTCACAAAGCTGCTCAGCAAATTGCCAAAAAAGTGCAAGACATTATCAAAGAGAACCCCAAGGTTGGTTACACATTGCTTTCTCAGCTTGTAGGTAAACATGGTCGACCCGATTTCGACAAAGTCACCAAGACAAAGACTGTCGAGTCAATTATGGGGAAACTCAACGAAAAGGGTGTGAGAGATTTTGTCGACTTTTTGAAAGAAACTATTCTCGGTGCTTCTTCTCATGAAAAGTAAGCTTGACGAGGGATTTTTCACACGATGTCGTACTGACTTAACCTAGCCTGGATGCTGCGAGACTGGCGGAACGTCGTTCTTGGGCGCTCGATCAGATCCAGGCTCTGTGCAGGAACGGTTCTGTCCCCAAGGACGACGCCTGGGTTGCTCCTCTCTTcgatttccttcttgtGCACGGATTCTTTATCATTAGAAGCGTCAACAAGAAAAGCCCTATCACCGCCATACATACTGTTCCTaaacctcctctttccgAAAATACGTCTATTGCTTGTCGCGCGAAATTCTTTGCCTGTGCAGTGGAGTTGACTACAGCGTCGATTCCTAGAAAAAATGGGTCTGAAGATTCCAAAGCTCGTCAGCAAGGGTGCGATGCTTCCGGTAGGCTCTGGCTCCGTCGAGCCATTGACATCATTTCAATCCTTGTGGATGATAAAAAGCACGTTGAGGTCATCGCAGATGCCGATGAAGAGATCAAATCAATCAGAAATGCGGCTCTGGAGagtctctcttctttggaCAAGGTAAATTAGGAACATCCATCTGTGTCGGTTGCAAAATTAATGACAAATGTAGGTTAAGGAAGACCGAAAATCGATTTCTAGGGCTTTTGAAATTCttatctccttcttcatcttacAGACTTACGATGAAGTTGAAGATTCCTTGGAGAACCTCGAGGAGGTCAACACAGCTGCTCAGCAGTACTTGGGccagaaagaggaagaggaaacaCAGGCCGCTGACATGTTGCTCGACGTGCTCATTGCTCTGCTCGATAAAGGTTCCAGTGATTTGCGTAACCTTGCAAATCTGGTCTTTGATATTATTTCCCCAGAACTTACGAAATCCAGTTTAAATCTTTTGTCTGCTGTAAGTTTTGAAATTGTATTTAGGTCACTGCAACTGATTGGAAACGCAGCAACTTGAACAATCCGCAGCTGAAGCCGCTGCAAACGAATCTGCGGAAGAGAGTGACGAGGATGCCGATGGTGACGATGCTGCGTCTGATAGCGATGGTGGAGAGGccaatgaggaagatgaggacgaggaagaagacgaggagcATGATGAGGATCTGGGGGATGTTGACCCTGCATTCAGACAGAGAGTTGCCGAAGCTCTCAAAGTGTCCGGCATGGATGCCGGCGAGgatgtcgaagaaggtTCCGAGGCCGAGTCAGAAGAATACTGGGACGATGatcagatgatgaaggtcGACGAACAGCTTGCTCAGGTCTTCCGTGAAAGAGCAGCCGCTGCCTCCAAGAATGATATGAAGCGTAAGTCAACGATCAAATTACCTATGGTCTCTTTCATGTGCTCACTTTGAAACAGACATCCTGACCGAATCTATTCATTTCAAGAATCGTATTCTCGACTTCTACGACACTTACGCCAAGCGTCAACCAACCAATCCCCTCATTATCGATGTCATCCTCACGCTTTTGAAGCTCATTCGCTCCGGTGGCGTTTCTGAAGCTGAGGTCACAAACAAGGCCGCGGGCATCCTTCGAAGCAAGTTCAACAAACCGAAAGATGTCCCGTCCACTGTCAATATCGAGGCAGCCTCTGAGAGTCTTAAGACCATTCATTCGATGGCGCAGAAGGCTCATTCCGCCGAGTTTTCTACATTGTGCAGTCTGTGCTCGCTTTTTGTTTCTCGAGCAATCGATGCTTCTGGTATTTCTTCCAATTCGGCAACTTCTACCGTCGTTGAGATTTACCGCGCCACTCTCAAAGACTTCATAATCCGCAAAGCATCACTTGTGCATCCTCCATTCCTTCTCGAGTTTGTGAAGCGGTTCCCTGTCCGTGCATTCTCTCTCTACCACGACCTTGTCTCCTACGTGGCCCCAGGCGCCGCCGTCAACGCATTTAGGCAATTACAGGCTTATAATgctctccaaatccttgcTCAGCATCTTCCGGTCATCTCTAAATCCGTATCCCCAACTGAGGTAATTAAATTCGTCCAAGAAGCCAGCGAAAGCGTTTTCACTACCCTTGAAACTGCTGCCGAAGCTAATTCGGACTCCAAGGATGCTTTGAATGCCCAAAAGCTTAAAGATGTTGTCAAATTTGCTCTTCAGCTTGCTAGAAACAGCAAGAATGTAGGTATCTCTTGGGATATAAGGAGAGTCAGCGAGGTCGGTGAAACGCTGAAACACGGCAGGAGAACAAAAGAAATGAAGGGTGTCCACAGTATGTGGATACAGTTGGAGGCTATTTTGAGCAACAAAAAGGGTGAAAAGCGTAAGAGATAGAGGATTAcagagggagaaaagggagtTGGATAGAGGAGACGGAAGAGCGTTGAGGAGAGATACGAATTAATAGAACATGCTTCACATCTGTTAACTTTTCCATGTtagtttttttttccttcgttTCCATCGTTTCATCTGTATATCGTTATCGTCCAGAACCAGCTTTCGCCTTTTACCTCCTGGGTTCGCCATCGGCTCTGTGGTGTTTAAGTAAAAGTCATTATAGTCATACGAAGATTCTCAGATGTCAAACCCATCAGAAGATATCCGATATCGGGCAAATCGAAAAGAGAATAGAACAATAACGCTGCACGGCACGTCTCCCTCGTAGCACCAACATTTCTCCACTGACAGCCATGCCAGAATACCGCTTGGGAGTAGTTCAGACCTTCTGCGACGATACCGACGGTACGATGAGGtttttgttcttgttgCCCCACGCCCAGAGCATCCACCATGGCTCCTGAAAATACTGTTGTAGTAGTTTTTAGCGTGTGCATTTAGGTATCTATCCTGTACTGCTGTGTCTGAAATTATACATGCTTTTGCTACAAAATCACATTTTCAGGACAGATGGACACAGGCGAAAGCTCaagaagacaaaagagCTCTACGATTTCCACTTAGGAGTGAAATACTACTGAGAGAATGAAATAGAACTTGAAGACAAAGAGTTGTGCAACATCTCTACATTCCTGAGCACTTGGCTGGAGCTGGTTTTGTTGTCAAACAGATTGTGCAGCATCCAACCAACCCTTCTTGCCACTATACCTCTCAATCTTTCTTGCGTCTCTGCCTTGAGAGAACTGGACCGCATTTGAGCAGTGTCGAGGATAGGTTTTGGTAGACCTGCCAATCTTGACACTATGTCAGTCACAATACTTTGGCGGTAAAGACAGATGCGCATACCGAGCACACCATACTCCAAAAGAGGCCTCTTGTAATCCGCGTGTGAGCTGATACAAGAAAGTGATCTCTGCACCGCCATCTGCCATGAACGTCTAATATTAGTTTATTTCATGGGACAAGGCTGATCCATACCAGGCATCTGAATCTCGTCAAAACTCATGTGCCAGTTACTAATTTTGTCAGGCTTTTCTCTGGCCAAGTCCTGCGCAACCGTAGGATAATGTGTGACAAATAGCGTGTTACATCCGATCTCGGCGATGTGCGACAAAGTAGCATAAGCAATAGCAATGCCATCGTAAGTACTACATATAATTCAGCTCATGCTCCCTATCAAAAGCTTACCTTGTTCCCCGGCCGAGCTCATCCAAAACTACCAAAGATCTTGGTGTTATGGTTTGAAGAATGTCGCTCGTCTCTGATAATTCTACCATGAACGTGGACTTCCCTCGTCCAATTTCATCAGAAGCTGTGATTAATCAGATTGGGGGTCCAGACAGTGAAAAAACAACTCCTTACCCCCCATCCTCCTACATAAGGCCGGGGAACGTCAGCATGGCTTTGCAATGGTCGACATCATGTACAACTCACGTTTGAACAGAATCATGTACACTAAGTGTCACGGAGGCCGCAGGCACGAAAGATCCGATTTGTGCCATACATACGATCAAGGCCTGCCAAATTTCAGTGATTCGATCTCTGAATGCATTATACAATTAAAGCACTCGCCATCGCACGAACAGTCGAACTTTTACCTGTGATTATCCACCGTAAGATTGACCTTATGTCAGTAGTCGCCGGTGCTCACCTGCCATATTCGGCCCAGTGATAATTTTGGTCgttccctcctctttcgAAAAGTGGATATCAAATGGGACATATGACTCTTCTCTGAGCATTTCCACCTGTATGATTTGGTATAAGGTCAGATTGAATTCGCATATAAAACTCCTCTGCCTAAACTACCCACCATTGGGTGTCTGCCAGCTAATATTTTCAGCTCCGGTTCAGCTACAAATTTCGGTTTACAGTATCCGGAGGCAGCAGCCGTTTGAGCCAGGGACATCAGACAGTCGATGACGGCAATTTGTTTGGAAACCACAACAAGCTCATGATATTCGGCAACTTCAGACTGGAAGGCTATAAATGCTTCACGAGCGACAATAGACAGCTTCTCTAGATGCTGTGTTCTCTCTTTCGTGCTGTTGATCCCTATGTCAGATGCCACTCCCGAAATAAAAAACAACTCTCACATTGCAAGGATTTTAGGAGTATGATATCGATTAACAGTCCTAGTGCTGTTTGGCATGTGTTTGTGTCAGAACTTGTAGGAAAGCTGGTGCTGCAATACTCACGCGCTAATTTTCATCCACTGAGCAGGTACGATTTTCGTATCTCGGATTGGAACTTCCACAAGATACTATGAGCGCAGATCAGCCTTGTTTTGTTTCGCTGACCATTCTTCGGCAATTTGACTCACCTCAATGCCCGAGACTGTAATATACCTAAGTGTAGGCTTTTTCAGTATTTTCCGCAATTCCATGAGGTGTTCGTTCAACTCCATCTCGCAGACGCTTATACACTGTTTATAAATGTCAGCGGATGCAATATGATCTCCCAGAATCAGGCTGATTACTAACATCTTTGACATCCTGTAT from Cryptococcus neoformans var. neoformans JEC21 chromosome 3 sequence includes the following:
- a CDS encoding DNA-directed DNA polymerase, putative, with product MTSNVLPLFWPLSNLSKETRLTASANLVSSLESFQRSFSQNAGSSKGKEIEDDDEDEESASDSEESGMEVDASDDEEENDEKHSQAAKLDRQLSKDNAEDVVYSVKRLVRGLGSSRESSRLGFAVALTELLSRIPTVTARQVFSLVIRNSQYSKNMKGSDERDMMFARLFGMTAIVQSQSLFAPSATKDDFRGVIEELEKLGQAKAWMRESAWWALVQSVLLLLESRVQWKEDALREVIDVVFEEKGWTQEKVALVLTLEQSGLDIDWKTHLAPTFKHTPLLNTHNLVTLSRILKETSGDEEDGVSATITGSWKPQLHFVWNIILDRYFGPSALSTTLASFQDFFRVVVDESLFSNTSSPQRRYWGFQVFERALPLLPSSQMPLIFTPNFMRCWMNNLSSPDRYLHKAAQQIAKKVQDIIKENPKVGYTLLSQLVGKHGRPDFDKVTKTKTVESIMGKLNEKGVRDFVDFLKETILGASSHENLDAARLAERRSWALDQIQALCRNGSVPKDDAWVAPLFDFLLVHGFFIIRSVNKKSPITAIHTVPKPPLSENTSIACRAKFFACAVELTTASIPRKNGSEDSKARQQGCDASGRLWLRRAIDIISILVDDKKHVEVIADADEEIKSIRNAALESLSSLDKVKEDRKSISRAFEILISFFILQTYDEVEDSLENLEEVNTAAQQYLGQKEEEETQAADMLLDVLIALLDKGSSDLRNLANLVFDIISPELTKSSLNLLSAQLEQSAAEAAANESAEESDEDADGDDAASDSDGGEANEEDEDEEEDEEHDEDLGDVDPAFRQRVAEALKVSGMDAGEDVEEGSEAESEEYWDDDQMMKVDEQLAQVFRERAAAASKNDMKHILTESIHFKNRILDFYDTYAKRQPTNPLIIDVILTLLKLIRSGGVSEAEVTNKAAGILRSKFNKPKDVPSTVNIEAASESLKTIHSMAQKAHSAEFSTLCSLCSLFVSRAIDASGISSNSATSTVVEIYRATLKDFIIRKASLVHPPFLLEFVKRFPVRAFSLYHDLVSYVAPGAAVNAFRQLQAYNALQILAQHLPVISKSVSPTEVIKFVQEASESVFTTLETAAEANSDSKDALNAQKLKDVVKFALQLARNSKNVGISWDIRRVSEVGETLKHGRRTKEMKGVHSMWIQLEAILSNKKGEKRKR